From Scomber scombrus chromosome 6, fScoSco1.1, whole genome shotgun sequence, the proteins below share one genomic window:
- the rassf7a gene encoding ras association domain-containing protein 7: MELKVWVDGVVRVVCGLSEETSCQDVVIALAQAIGQTGRYVLIQRLRDTERQLLATEKPLESLAKLGQHGSEVQFFLRRTGPSSSDGPGSQQDRPSPPPLPKHPEPEASKRSQPKKSLTFNLGPSTSPRSKAKQFKRSPRDSPEHRASPSPSPSPVSPHVPSPSPSPPMGPSKEDVFRKVLQQQERMRAIETQLETLEMESHARDHPYPSPCPSPVSDARLQEEIDVLEQVMRRNQAELAHEQYWEEELQAEVERERGMRRKLGELHAKLDDCGRRLHEFSVRSAQLEQEIQRESQAEGKANGPEESLDAVKIELQSQEKNTTELEEHLSETDKALGKAESLLQAKQEELEDLNKELRQCNLQQFIQQTGALPAHTHSRTELQEQLEQLELAHLLQDGYRNGSRSVTPVESPPRPTAKQFLGHPRNLQNPLVSSLNPEVLTSRESSWR, from the exons ATGGAGCTCAAAGTGTGGGTGGACGGAGTGGTGCGAGTGGTATGCGGCCTTTCAGAGGAGACATCATGCCAAGATGTTGTCATTGCTCTGGCCCAGGCAATAG GTCAGACAGGCCGTTATGTTCTGATCCAGCGTCTTAGGGATACGGAGAGGCAGCTGCTAGCCACCGAGAAGCCTCTGGAGTCGCTAGCTAAGTTAGGCCAACATGGCAGTGAAGTTCAGTTCTTCCTGCGTCGTACTGGCCCTAGTAGCAGTGATGGACCTGGCTCACAACAAGACAGACCAAGCCCTCCCCCACTGCCCAAGCATCCTGAGCCAGAGGCTTCAAAACGCAGCCAGCCTAAGAAATCTCTCACCTTTAACCTGGGGCCATCCACCTCTCCCAGATCCAAAGCCAAACAGTTTAAGAGGTCTCCTCGGGACTCCCCAGAGCACAGAGCCTCCCCTTCCCCTTCTCCCAGCCCTGTATCCCCTCATGtgccatctccctctccctcaccTCCTATGGGCCCGTCCAAAGAGGATGTCTTTAGGAAGGTTCTCCAGCAGCAAGAGAGAATGAGGGCCATTGAGACTCAGCTAGAAACGCTAGAGATGGAGTCTCATGCCCGGGATCATCCCTACCCATCTCCTTGCCCTTCACCAGTCTCTGATGCCCGCTTGCAAGAGGAGATAGACGTTCTGGAGCAAGTAATGCGGAGGAACCAAGCCGAGCTTGCCCACGAGCAGTACTGGGAGGAGGAGCTTCAAGCTGAGGTAGAGAGGGAGCGAGGAATGAGGAGGAAGCTGGGAGAGCTCCATGCCAAATTAGACGACTGTGGAAGGCGGCTTCACGAGTTCTCGGTTCGTTCCGCTCAGCTGGAGCAAGAGATCCAGCGGGAGAGCCAGGCAGAAGGGAAAGCCAACGGGCCTGAGGAGTCCCTCGATGCTGTCAAGATAGAGCTCCAGAGCCAGGAGAAGAACACAACAGAGTTGGAGGAGCATCTATCTGAGACTGACAAGGCTCTGGGGAAAGCAGAGTCTCTGCTGCAG GCCAaacaggaggagctggaggactTGAATAAGGAGCTGCGGCAGTGTAACCTGCAGCAGTTTATTCAACAGACAGGTGCCCTGCCggcacacactcactcacgcACAGAGCTTCAGGAGCAACTGGAGCAGTTAGAGCTGGCACATCTTCTGCAGGATGGATACAGGAATGGAA GCCGCAGTGTAACTCCAGTGGAATCACCGCCTCGCCCCACTGCTAAACAGTTCCTGGGACATCCACGCAACCTGCAAAACCCTCTAGTGTCCAGTCTCAACCCtgagg TCCTGACATCCCGAGAGTCGTCATGGAGATAA
- the phrf1 gene encoding PHD and RING finger domain-containing protein 1 translates to MDEDDSQDELINRNASNSKGKRAAAWVISDDSDSIDGESEEGESDSGEEEEGDHLDGEDEEEGEEEGNEEDEEEEEDAKAEEGALGGTSADLAGLSSDEDSEKCPICLNSFNSQPVATPETCEHYFCLDCILEWATNANSCPVDRISFNSIYLRKCYGGKVRKIITVQKPVKEGQEETIDLDLEQTSCEVCGGSDREDRLLLCDGCDAGYHTDCLTPPLDAVPVEEWFCPECEANNRHSRGSAEEVSDTESLPSTARPATSRSQSRAAGPTRAIARTQQSERVRASVNRHRITQARTSQLAPTYLMQSTWLDETINAVVAGLNRAVYIRDMTPRVTSTRRRKTRKRRKVKSKKTSSAKGTKGKSASTGLRRRKRRVRRTKSRKKLVLKKTPRSRIANSLGIAKDKKSSSLPTVYRPSEQTLSSMRADIGAASLSIYGDPFDLDPFTDREEEEQQEHVTSLVEAKRRGISRSALRSHQPVARPVTAGLFRRGMDVPQSGGVVEAAPVPDLLGSILSGQSMLLMDSSDVVINRDGSLKAIKPIKPDSCKSSSSGDSSTQINPGMSPNPGDSSLSDHYNGALPGPSRSTLNGPFSQSSSQLPLFTPSCTNHTKPSLHSDSSPRDHPSLQPPRPTRPIPTPGHRGTNGVGTNRESTSSIHPASDSSSKSKARDSSQSQPKKNSTKPMWVDVSVLPRIPKIRRETNDVTNDGTKKGGSNIGSSSGSSSSRGRGNGYGMSETGMNNLAGDKNMQQSVDQQRGRADSQAHRHRRDVAGSSSAFSNSFSSSSPSTGSPASQSCYSSLSSSSSSAVSFRINSSGNSWHSSRLSTPSSSASGGSMQKHCRKKEDEAKKRQLHKDKQMLLASHTPVDKEQGSNNIYDPFNPTLSDSSSSDSEAESTSLGSSSRYASLVPRLGNKECVVRSKQELVPVKTETQERVVSQEEPRGAIVQETVSQVVRCSEEKVKVEKESRLVDTKIEEQTSLFGIKIKKEPGLNDAEEAERCGIKSYFSTGTSDITPPVHHSLDLLKTEKETLKKESGQSVGTPSSALSNCWNDSSASSSAPAKKKQKVEVSSDSKPSSRSPSRDLSLKNKTSKRGVSSKERQSSSSSSETDRSRREYNASGQGGWQKERDKDRERSSRRSRSREKRRACSTSESSRSSSPDRIHRKRQRSRSRSEDRRRSRSDSNSSNREGSRRNRHKQKSNKRNDERERDHDRRQVSKDKRHGRSRSRSRSKDKRRGRSRSKSRSRSRSKEKRRGRSWSKSRSRSRSRDNRRGCSQSKSRSRSRSKDKKHGHSSQSKSRSRSRSRSRSRERRKDHTRPQQSSLSTRDKVESRSKDKRRHKSRSISRERRKEERSSKSSQKTSGPSISSSKDRKDKKKEKDMTQISLTDEKVAKVNKQDMFFCISPSDVKKEGEDHRVDSQASTAEMMKEIKVVKEIKEEKQPPLDMFEDLPITKQIKSEGTDTFSLIIAKGIKQEEMEEDPIKTEIIMTETGEITTIKSEPSSSEVCHLPPVISFSTLTTPDVSLPHPHLTASEQPNIVGLSVPIKQEVQQPSDSDDDFNVDVMLDNLDYVKSEHADESSAAVKQEKGGQEEKNEGEQVPAIVGAKSKTQVKRVTWNIQEPEGPQPEKSASKLALYKLKLKQEGARRPSSTIQTSSQVITGPGSISELFKKAGIGLLTTSRSESVHPEGLSTTGQGEAEEGEVSRNDQQYLKKLHMQERAIEEVKLAIKPFYQRRDINKDEYKEILRKAVQKVCHSKSGEINPVKVGNLVKAYVDKYKHARKHKKGEDLGKGPEEQIQATKTSDSP, encoded by the exons ATGGATGAAGATGACAGCCAAGATGAGCTGATAAACCGCAATGCTTCCAACAGCAAAGGAAAAAGAGCTGCAGCGTGGGTCATTTCAG atGACTCTGACAGCATTGACGGGGAGTCTGAGGAGGGAGAATCTGATAGtggtgaggaagaagagggggatCACCTAGAtggagaagatgaggaggagggagaagaagaagggaatgAAGAAGATG aggaggaggaagaagacgcTAAGGCAGAGGAGGGAGCTCTTGGGGGGACCTCTGCTGACCTTGCAGGCCTGAGCTCAGATGAGGACTCAGAGAAATGTCCCATCTGCCTTAACTCATTCAATAGCCAGCCTGTGGCAACGCCAGAGACCTGTGAGCACTACTTCTGTCTCGACTGCATCCTTGAATGGGCCACG AATGCAAACTCGTGTCCTGTGGACCGTATTTCCTTCAACAGCATATATTTAAGGAAATGTTATGGAGGCAAAGTGCGGAAAATT ATTACAGTACAAAAACCTGTGAAGGAAGGTCAAGAGGAGACAATAGACTTGGATCTGGAGCAGACCAGCTGTGAGGTGTGTGGAGGCAGTGACCGTGAGGACCGCCTCTTGCTCTGCGATGGCTGCGATGCTGG GTATCACACGGACTGTCTCACACCACCTCTTGATGCCGTTCCTGTTGAGGAATGGTTCTGTCCTGAGTGTGAAGCTAACAACCGTCATTCAA GGGGTTCAGCTGAAGAAGTAAGTGATACAGAGAGCCTTCCTTCTACTGCTCGTCCTGCCACCAGTCGCTCCCAGTCCCGTGCTGCAGGTCCAACCCGAGCTATTGCCCGTACCCAGCAGAGTGAGAGGGTTCGAGCTAGTGTCAACCGTCATCGCATCACACAGGCACGCACTTCGCAG CTGGCTCCAACATATCTGATGCAGTCCACTTGGCTGGATGAAACTATTAATGCTGTGGTTGCCGGGCTCAACAGAGCTGTATATATAAGGGACATGACGCCTCGTGTCACATCTACCCGCAGGCGCAAGACCA GAAAGCGCAGAAAGGTCAAAAGCAAGAAGACTTCCTCTGCTAAAGGTACAAAAGGCAAATCAGCAAGCACAGGACTCAGGAGGAGGAAACGTAGGGTGAGGAGGACTAAATCCAGAAAAAAACTG GTATTGAAAAAGACTCCTAGAAGCCGCATCGCTAATAGTCTCGGAATTGCAAAGGACAAGAAGAGCTCTTCGCTCCCTACTGTGTACCGGCCATCAGAACAAACGCTAAGCAGCATGCGAGCTGACATAGGAGCTGCTTCTCTCTCCATCTATGGAGATCCTTTTGACCTGGATCCATTCACGGATCG TGAGGAGGAAGAACAGCAAGAACACGTCACATCGCTGGTGGAGGCTAAGAGACGAGGGATTTCTCGCTCTGCTCTTCGCTCTCACCAGCCTGTAGCTCGACCAGTCACTGCGGGCCTTTTCAG GAGGGGTATGGATGTCCCCCAATCAGGAGGTGTTGTGGAGGCAGCGCCTGTGCCTGACCTGCTGGGCAGTATTCTATCAGGACAAAGCATGCTCTTGATGGACAGCTCTGATGTCGTCATTAATCGAGATGGATCTCTTAAAGCTATAAAGCCAA taaagccAGATAGCTGCAAAAGCAGTAGCTCAGGAGACTCCAGCACTCAGATCAACCCAGGGATGTCACCCAACCCAGGAGACAGTTCTCTGTCTGACCACTACAACGGAGCCCTACCAGGACCCTCCCGTAGCACGTTGAATGGACCCTTCTCCCAGAGCTCTTCTCAGTTGCCCCTTTTCACACCCTCCTGCACAAACCACACCAAACCATCTCTCCATTCTGACTCATCACCCAGAGATCACCCAAGTTTGCAGCCACCACGTCCAACAAGGCCCATCCCAACTCCTGGTCACCGGGGAACTAATGGAGTTGGAACCAACAGGGAATCAACATCATCCATCCACCCTGCCTCAGACTCCAGCTCAAAGAGCAAGGCAAGGGATTCATCACAATCCCAACctaaaaaaaattccacaaagcCAATGTGGGTAGACGTATCAGTGCTTCCAAGGATACCAAAAATAAGAAGGGAGACCAATGATGTCACAAATGATGGTACTAAGAAAGGTGGCAGTAATAtaggtagtagtagtggtagtagcagtagtagggGAAGAGGTAATGGTTATGGTATGTCTGAAACAGGCATGAACAACCTTGCTGGGGACAAGAATATGCAGCAAAGTGTAGACCAGCAACGGGGAAGAGCTGACAGTCAGGCTCATAGGCACAGGCGTGACGTAGCAGGCTCTTCATCAGCCTTCTCCAActcattctcttcttcttctccctccacTGGCTCTCCTGCCAGCCAGTCATGTTATTCCTCTTtatcttcctcatcttcatcagcagTAAGCTTCCGCATTAACTCCAGTGGGAACTCGTGGCATTCAAGTCGGCTAAGCACCCCGTCATCCTCTGCTAGTGGAGGCAGCATGCAGAAACACTGtagaaaaaaggaagatgagGCAAAAAAGAGACAGTTGCACAAGGATAAACAGATGCTGCTAGCATCACATACGCCCGTTGATAAGGAACAAGGCAGTAATAATATCTATGATCCCTTTAATCCTACTCTGTCAGACTCAAGCAGCTCAGACAGTGAAGCTGAGAGCACAAGCCTGGGTAGCAGCTCCCGATATGCTAGTTTAGTTCCCAGATTAGGAAACAAGGAGTGTGTAGTGCGAAGCAAGCAGGAGCTGGTTCCTGTGAAAACTGAAACACAGGAGAGGGTGGTCTCACAGGAAGAACCAAGGGGAGCTATTGTACAGGAGACTGTGTCACAGGTGGTCAGATGCTCAGAGGAAAAAGTCAAGGTTGAAAAAGAATCAAGATTAGTAGACACTAAGATTGAGGAACAAACATCATTATTTGGCATCAAAATCAAGAAGGAGCCAGGGTTAAATGATGCAGAGGAAGCTGAAAGGTGTGgcataaaaagttattttagtaCAGGGACATCAGACATCACACCACCTGTACATCACAGCCTGGACCTTTTAAAGACTGAGAAAGAGACTCTAAAGAAGGAGAGTGGACAGAGTGTTGGAACTCCCAGCAGTGCTCTTTCTAACTGTTGGAATGATTCATCAGCATCCAGTTCAGCTCCCGccaagaagaaacaaaaagtagAAGTAAGCTCTGATTCCAAACCCTCTTCCAGGTCTCCATCAAGAGATTTGAGCCTAAAGAACAAAACCTCCAAAAGAGGTGTTTCATCTAAGGAGCGCCAGTCTAGCTCGAGCAgttcagagacagacagaagcagAAGAGAATATAATGCCTCTGGACAGGGAGGCTGGCAGAAAGAAAGGGACAAGGACAGAGAAAGGAGCTCCAGGCGGTCAAGGtccagagagaagaggagggctTGTTCAACATCAGAGAGCTCTAGGTCCAGTTCCCCTGACAGGATTCACAGAAAGAGACAGCGATCCCGGTCACGATCCGAAGACAGGAGGCGATCCAG GTCTGATTCCAACTCTAGCAACAGAGAGGGTTCACGGAGGAACAGGCATAAACAAAAGAGCAACAAGAGGAATGATGAAAGGGAGCGAGACCACGACAGAAGACAGGTGTCAAAGGACAAGAGACATGGTCGCTCTCGGTCCAGATCTAGATCCAAGGACAAGAGACGTGGTCGTTCCCGGTCAAAGTCACGGTCCAGATCTAGATCCAAGGAGAAGAGACGTGGTCGTTCCTGGTCAAAGTCACGGTCCAGATCTAGATCGAGGGACAATAGACGTGGTTGTTCTCAGTCAAAATCACGATCCAGATCTAGATCAAAGGACAAGAAGCATGGGCATTCTTCACAGTCAAAGTCAAGGTCCAGGTCCAGATCCAGATCTAGATCcagggaaaggaggaaagatcACACACGACCGCAACAATCATCTCTCTCCACCAGAGACAAGGTGGAGTCACGatcaaaagacaaaaggagACACAAGTCTAGATCAATCtcaagagagagaaggaaagaagaacgaTCATCCAAAAGTTCACAGAAAACTTCAGGGCCCAGTATTTCATCCTctaaagacaggaaggacaagaaaaaagagaaagatatgACTCAAATCTCCCTCACAGATGAAAAAGTTGCTAAAGTCAACAAACAAGACATGTTTTTCTGTATCTCTCCCTCTGATGTTAAAAAGGAAGGTGAAGACCACAGGGTAGACAGCCAGGCCTCAACTGCAGAAATGATGAAAGAGATTAAGGTTGTAAAAGAAAttaaggaagaaaaacaaccacCTCTTGATATGTTTGAAGACCTTCCAATTACCAAACAAATAAAGAGCGAAGGGACTGACACCTTTTCTTTGATAATAGCCAAAGgcataaaacaggaagaaatgGAAGAGGACCCCATCAAGACTGAAATAATCATGACTGAAACTGGTGAAATCACTACAATAAAGTCGGAGCCCAGTTCCTCAGAAGTGTGCCACTTGCCCCCGGTCATCTCATTTTCTACATTGACCACACCTGATGTCTCTCTGCCTCACCCACATTTAACAGCCTCAGAACAACCAAACATTGTTGGTCTGAGTGTCCCCATAAAGCAGGAAGTTCAGCAACCTTCAGACTCTGATGATGACTTCAATGTCGATGTGATGCTTGACAACCTGGATTATGTGAAGTCGGAGCATGCAGATGAAAGTAGTGCAGCTGTCAAACAAGAGAAGGGTGGTCAGGAGGAGAAGAATGAGGGTGAGCAGGTGCCGGCCATAGTGGGAGCCAAATCCAAGACTCAAGTGAAGAGGGTTACCTGGAATATACAGGAGCCTGAAGGACCTCAACCAGAGAAATCTGCAAGCA AGCTGGCTCTGTATAAATTGAAGTTGAAGCAGGAAGGAGCCCGCAGACCCTCTTCCACAATCCAGACATCCAGTCAG GTCATCACTGGACCTGGCTCTATCAGTGAACTTTTCAAGAAGGCTGGTATTGGTCTGCTCACCACCTCTAGATCTGAGAGTGTGCACCCTGAGGGGTTATCAACCACTGGGCAAGGAGAGGCAGAAGAAGGGGAAGTGTCGAGAAATGACCAG CAGTATTTGAAGAAGCTTCACATGCAGGAGAGAGCTATAGAGGAGGTGAAGCTAGCTATCAAGCCTTTCTACCAGAGGAGAGACATCAACAAGGATGAATATAAAGAGATTCTACGAAAAGCCGTCCAGAAA GTGTGCCACAGCAAGAGTGGGGAGATTAACCCAGTGAAGGTGGGCAATCTGGTGAAGGCTTACGTGGACAAATACAAGCATGCTCGAAAACACAAGAAAGGAGAGGATTTAGGGAAAGGACCGGAGGAACAGATTCAGGCCACAAAAACTTCTGACAGCCCATGA